The nucleotide window tttttgaaaactattgAGGTAAAAATGTGCAAAGACAAGGCTCAATGGGTTACAGAAAAAGCCCtttatgttttgaaaaaaatttagctcCTGCTACTTCATAAATACAGACGGTTAAGTGCAAATCTTTTTATCTCGCAGTGACTCTAGGCTCAAAGTAGTGTTTTTActttgttaggagttagttCCTGTGAACCAAAATTGACACAGGAATTAATTCTTGTTTTTACTTATGATTATGATGAATGGACCGGAAAATTTAGACAAATTCCCCAGAATTGTGTGCGGAAAAATAAACTCAGCTCATCAACCCTTTACTCATTTTTCAACACACAATAAAGAATGTTACACTTACTTTAGTCCATCTTGAAATCTTTAAGAGTTCACACCGTACTTAAGAAACtaattacctgaaacaaaaagtaaaattaaattgattttgttgAGGTCTTCTTGTTAATTGTTCTACCAAGTGCCTTCTGTGAGTTACAAAGTATCAAAACGTTTATTTCGTTATATGAATTcgttatatgaatatttttttagttGCGCTGCTTAAAGCATACAGTTTTCTTTAATGATGCATTGATGGTGAAGGCAAAAGTGATGCTCAAAATAAGCCCTTGAGTCACAACATTCATACTGAAATTTTGGAGAACTTGAACTATTTGATTTGGAATTTATTACCTTTTATTTAACAGAAAATGGACGAAAGACAAAAGAGGAGAGACGAAGATGATTTTTAGATTGAACTTTTGGAGATGATTTTTACAGACACAAAAAGGCTTAGCTTGGAATTTTTATACTAAAGATTTGGTTTCCCTGGAGACGAAGGGGGACCCGCTTCATTCTGGCCCCCCTGAACTTCCCGGAAGTTCTGAACTGCAGACTCATGGTTGATCCTGATGAGGACCAGGGAAAATCCTTATCTCGTCGAAGATTGCCCTCTCTAGACGGTCGAGCAACCTGTTTCTTCTGAGCATGTTTCTGCACAAAGGACATCTCCTTCTCGAGTCGCGTCCTTGACAAGCAGTACATTGTACGTGGTCGCGTTTACAGCTCCAAAACGGGCCTGTGGTAgttcttttgcaactaataCACGTCGTCATTTGTAAAAAGAGACCGGTAACTCGCTCCCTAGTCGACATCTGAAAGACCAACCAGAATAAAGGGAACGGATTAGGGAAAGGGAAGGTCGGAAAAACATGGCaatatggagaattttcagaaCGTTGAATTTAAGACgtatgctgaattttttttaaaattgaatttttttttaaaacgatgtTGTTTAGTAATAAAATGTGACATCGTCCCAACTTTTAGGGGGATCGTGTCCTGGCGGTACATAAACATATCTGGGATTTGGTTTCCCATAGAATTCTGCCATCGTTTTGGGTCTTGTTGAGGGAGTTGAATTTTGGGAGGATTTGGCCGAGGAAGGAGAAGTTGAATCGGGCGTTGCCGTGGGATTTTGAGATTGAGTGGGAGCAGGGATAGGATCTTGAACCGTAGTGGAGTTGTTGTTATTATCGGAATTTGAACCAGACATGTTCCTGAAAACAAGGATTAGTTGGTTAAATTCTCGGCAACCGGTAAAGGGAATAACTTCACTACTGGACGACGAAGTGTTCCACAAGCCGTGCGAACATCTACCACCCGAGTTTGGCCGTCTCTTCCAGGGTGCAGCTCAATAACTCGTCCCAATTTCCACCGTAAAGGAGGAGTAGAAGGATCGTGTAATACCACTAGTTGTCCTTCTTTCAGAGATTCCTCTTTCTCCCACCATTTTCCCCTTGGCAGCAAGGTATGCAGATACTCTATGTGCCACCTTCGCCAAAACTGTTGAGCCAATAACTCAGCCAAATGCCACCTTCTAAGAATAGGAGGATCATCTGGATCATATTGTTTATTGGGAAGCGCTACCAAAGGACGTCCAATCAGGAAATGCCCCGGAGTGAGAGCTAAAAGATCCCTATGATCTGATGATAGAGCAGTCAAAGGTCTAGAATTTAAAACAGCTTCTATCCGTGCGATCAAAGTATTAAACTCTTCTTGAGTGAGAACATTTAGACCATACGTTcgttttaagtgaaacttgaaACTTTTCACCACTGCCTCCCAGATGCCTCCCAAATGAGGCCCCGTAGGGACATTGagatgaaattcaattttctccttaTGAGAAAACTGAATTAACTCAGAATTTGAAGGAGACAAGAGCCTTTGAAAAAGATTTACTGCTCCCTTAAAATTTGACGCCTGATCGCAATAGATATGTGCTGCCAAACCTCTTCTGGCCACAAATCTATGCAAGGCGCCTATGAAAGCATTTGTTGAGAGATCACAGACTGATTCCAAATGCACTGCTTTCGTGCTCATGCAGACGAAAACACAAACATAGACAGGCATAACCCGAGCAAATCGAGAAAAGTGAACTTTGACATTGAAAAAACCGCAATAATCCAGACCGGTTTTATAGAAAGGTGGACTGGGTTGTACTCTGAATGATGGTAACGGTGCCATTTGTGGAAATTGATTTTTAGGATTAGCCCTGAAACACACCACACAACCGTCCACGATTGACTTGATTAAATTTCGCAGACCCAAAATCCAAAAACGTTGCACGATCaacgaaaataaaagttgaggAGGTGCGTGAAGATTGTCAATGTGGTAATGCTGAACCAATAATCTCACCACATGATGGTTAGAAGACAAAATAATCGGGTACCTCGATGACTCCGGTAATGAAGCATGTTCTAATCTCCCTCCGGCTCGAAGTAAACCTCTGTGATCCAAATaaggattcaattttttaatcgcTTTGGATTTTGCAGACAACCTTTCTCCGGTCCGAACTTTGCGAATTTCTGAACTAAGAGTATCCCTTTGGATTAACTTGAGCAGCAGGAATTCTGCGTGCTCTATCTCTGAAAGAGATAAAAACCCTTTTTTGATGGGCTCGAGGTTTTTTGACACGAAATGTCTCGCCCCGAAACGCCATACATAAGCTAGAGAGTGGACGACCTTTGTCCAGGAAGATAGACTTGGTAGACGAATAGAAGTTTGCGGAGAGGGGGCAGGGACAGAGACCTCCTCCTTCCCGACTTGAACTTTGAGAATTTGCCTGGGTGACTTCACATCAGGCAACGCCTTTAAAGAGGGGAGAATAAGATTTGAGACTGGCCAAGTCTCCTCTGGATCAGCCAGCCACGAAGGGCCTGACCACCAGAGCCGAAAAGTCGATAACTCTTCAGGGGAGAGTCCCCTTGTCGCACAGTCGGCGGGATTGTCACTCGATTTGACATGACGCCAGATGACTTGCGACGGAGTTTCATGAATGGACGTTACTCGATTTGCTACAAAGGTTTTTAGTCTATAAGTTGGAGTTTGAATCCAAGAAAGAACAATTGAAGAATCAGTCCATGCAAAGATTTTATTGACCTCATAATGTTCCAGAGTGGTGGCATGACGGCGCAATAACTCCATTCCCATATTTGCAGCTACTAGTTCTAATCTCGGTAAAGACACTTTCTTCAAAGGTGCTACCTTGGACTTAGCAATTATCAAATGAACCTGACCTTTATCTTCCGTTGAAGAAGGAGCAAAACGGAGATACAGAGCGCATGACGTTGCCATTTCACTTGCATCCGTGAAAATGTGTATTTGAGTAGGTTGTTTATGTCTATCTAAGAACCTTGGAATcgaaatatctgaaagttttggAAGAGTTTGCGTAAATTGATGCCACCGATCTAGAACATCCTGAGGGAGAGAATCATCCCAATCTACTTTAAGAAGCCAGAGTTCTTGTAAGAAGACTTTGCCCTTCACAAAAACTGGCAACAGCCAACCGCAAGGGTCGAACACTGATGCGATTTGTGAAGCGATATCTCTCTTTGTTTTTGCTGggggaaaatcaggaattttgtatGAAAATGTGTCCTTTATCGAAGACCAAATAATtcctaaaagtttaaaataaggatTTTCCGGATTTCCTTTCGGCATTTCTAAATCTGCACTGGGGCGATCAGCTAAAATTGACGGGACATTAGAGGTCCATTTTCGCATATAAAAACCTCCCTCACTTAATAGAGCTATAATTTCCATTAATAAAGAGCGTGCTTCTTCTGGGCTTTGATCCCCATGCACTAAGTCATCCATAAATAAAGCGTCTGAAAGTGCCTTTGCAGCTCTCGGATACTTATGCCCATGATCTTTAATTAACTGTTTTATAGTTCTGATAGCTAAAAATGGAGACGAATTAATGCCGAAAGTAACCGTTGTTAGAGCATAAACTTGTAGAGGTAACCAGGGCTCAGCTCTCCAAAATATTAACTGATATTTATGATCTGAAGGATGGAGAGGAATTTGTAAATACATTTGTTTAATATCCCCCGAGAAAACTACTGCATAACTAcgaaatttgattaaaatatccGTTATGTCCGATTGAAGAGCTGGTCCAGGTAATAAAATATCGTTCAAAGAAACACCATTACTGGTTTTCATCCCCGCGTTGAAAACTACTCGCAATTTTGTAGTTGACGAGTCAGTTTTCAACACTCCATGATGtggcaagaaaaaatgttgagaaTTTTCTGGCGGAGGGTTGACCGGTTCCATAAAACCGTTATTAAGATATTCCTCCATAAATTTAgtgtacaattttttcatttccgtGTCCCTTTGCAACCTAGCTTCCATTTTGTAAAACTGTTTTAAGGCTAAGTTGCGGGACTGACCTAGTTTTTTGCGTTTTCTGAAAAAGGTAGCCTGACTTGATACTTTTTGTTTTCCAATTGTGTTGTCGTTTCAACATAATATTTTTCTGCATATTCTTCCTCTGGTGTCATTGCCTTTTTTGGAGGATTTATCTCTTCtattgtccaaaatttttccattattttattcaaattattattctcatttttattttcaacatttacCATAAAAACAGTTGAATTCAGAAGTAAAGGTTTAGAATGTAAGGCGGAAAATTCTCCACCATTGCGTCCCAAAACCACATCACCGAACACAGTGGGAAGAATAGAAGGGAGAGACGGACCCAGGGGTTCTGGAATTCCAGTCACTATATTTGCGTAAATATCTACGCCTAATAGAATGTCTATTTTTGCATCCTTCTCACAAGAATCATCCGCTAACtgtctatttttcaaaatctcttttAATTTTGGATCTAAAAGAACTGACGGAACAGGATCTGTTATTTTTCGAACGACAATCACCGGATAGTTAGGCGCTACTAATTTACCATTTTTATTTAGTATATTTATTTGCACTGATCCGAATGATTCCACTACATTTCCTGATAGCCCAGAGACCGTCACTCCACCTCTTTTAGGCTTCAAATTGAgcaattggcaacactgtgatGTCAATACACCACGATCTGCGCCAGTGTCGATGCATCCTCGAACGATGATTTTATCCCCTTTTTCATTTGTTAATAATACCTTAACTGTTGGTAAAATCGAACTGGTTGTTTTTACGTGATTTATTAAAGATCGTTCTGGTTCATCATTTGATTGCTCATGTTTAAACAACTGAGTATAGAAAGTTTTGCCTCTATTCTCATGGATTGAAGAATGATGGGATCCATTACATTCTCTACACTTCCTTTTACTCTTGCACGAACTTACAAAATGATCTTTCGAGGTACAATTCAAACAAAGTTTGTATTTCTCAagaactttctttctttcctgagGAGATAGCATTCTATAATTTTGACACTGAGAAATTACATGATTTGCGTTTGGACATTGTGGACATTTAAAACATTCAGGAACTTCCAACGGATTTgcattttgaactttattttgatattttttagaATCAGAActtccctttttattttctttactaGAATTATGCAAAATCATTTGTGGCTGTTCTTTTTTTGGAGCTCTACATGGTTGCGGTTGAGATTGACGGAACGTGGAAGAAGCTCCCAAATACTGAGACAATTCGTCCTTTAAATAAGTACAAAGTTCCTCAACTGTTGGCATTGCTGACTTATCGTCTCTGGAATCCTCAAATCTCCTTCGAtgataattattcattttcCGTAACAGAATTACAATCAATAACAACCCATAGTTTTCTGATTTATACCCTAATGCTTCTAAAGCTTGcatattttctctcaatttaGTAAAAAAGACAGAGACGTTATTAGCACCTAACTCAGGTAAGTCCAAGAAATTAACCAAATGATGAGTAATTTGTCTTCTAGGACTATTATAATATTCATTTAACAATTTCCAAGCAACGTCGTAATTTTCGCTGGTAAATTCTAAGTTTTTAACATGATTTAACGCATCCCCGGATAATTGAGCTAAAAGATATTGAAGCTTTTCCTGTTTCGTCAACTCAGTCGCATTATGAATCGTTACTTCAAATAAACCTCGAAAAACAGACCAATCAGATAAACTTTTACCATCGAATTTTGGTAATTCGATTTTTGGTAATTTAAGATGAGAGCGAAGATTCATTGAAGGCTTTGGAGAATTTCTGGAAGAACTGACAATAGAAGCTGCTGCATGCTTCGCGGGTAAGTAGAGTTTCTGACCTTCCTCAATCAAGTCATCTAACTTTCCCTGCCATATTGCCTCTTCTTCCAGATGGTCCGAATTCATGACAATTTCGTCCTGAATCAGATCAAATTCgtcttgacattttttcaacCTTTCAATAGACCAATCAAATTCATTCACATTGTCGGTTGTTACTTCCCGTAATGATTTGACGAtcctttgaattttatttaacaGCATTTGTCGCTTTTTAAGTAACGGATTATTTGTGATTTCGGGAGGAGTGGCGAACGAGTTTTTAGATGAATGAGGCGAATGAATGGAAAGAGGATCAGAAGAGGACTTTTTAAAGGGGCCACCGGCATGCAACCGTGTAGCCTtgcgaaaataaacattttcaagaCTTGTTCTCCGTAAGTGAGTTTCACTTTGAGTTCCCACTCCGAGATTGAATTCAGATTCCATAACTGCTTATTAATTCACAGCTCCTAAAGAATAGAACATTATAATATTGGCGAAGGAGGCGAACAGATGATATCAACAATAagacataacctcaaaccatcATCAAACAACACCACGATTCGAATTCTCTaggttatgaaaattttaatgaaaatttgaggttatgAATTTCTATTACtaccaagaaaagaaaaataaggaaagaaTTGGAATGACTTCACCGATTTTTTGACGATCTGAGATTTTGGGAGAGCTTAGATTTTGACCATGTAAAGAATTGTCCCTTTGATTCGTTCCGAGCGAGATCCGTTGAAAAAGCGCCGGGCAAGAATGGGAAGGGGAAGGACTTGATAGGTTATCCGCTGTCGAACGTCGAGCACCCGAAcaatattttcaactttcccGGGTTTCGGCACcaaatgaaattttggagaaCTTGAACTATTTGATTTGGAATTTATTACCTTTTATTTAACAGAAAATGGACGAAAGACAAAAGAGGAGAGACGAAGATGATTTTTAGATTGAACTTTTGGAGATGATTTTTACAGACACAAAAAGGCTTAGCTTGGAATTTTTATACTAAAGATTTGGTTTCCCTGGAGACGAAGGGGGACCCGCTTCACATACTTGTATTTTGAACTCTTAGCATACTTTTGCGGTGATTGGCAGCTCTGGTCATTACAGACAAAAAGTTGAATTGAAACTGTCAAAGATCAAGGCAAGGAGACACTTGAGTCAAGCTGACTTGGTAGTGGAGCGTGAGAAAAGAAATCATGCATATCAACCATTATCGTAATACGTATATGTTTCTGACAGTATTTGATTACTGTCAGCTTCAAATTTGCTCACGAGTAGCATAACTCTATTTTCACTCATTGTATATTTTGCTCACTTGTTCTAGATGACTAAGAACAATGACGGAAAACTATTGCTTTATTTTGTTGAAGGTGCCTTACTATTGAATCTCTCCGTTCAAAAACGATCCatctcagaaaaattaaatttttcaggagactatAAAAACTACATAACAGCCAGAAAAGAACagtttctacgcaaaaaaatggGCATTCTAAAAAAACCGAGTTGGGTTGTTTTCGAACTGAAAGATTCGATTAAGCTGCTGAGTGTGAAAAGAGCACCTCTCATTTGTGGTGTTGCAGCATCTCTCttgacattttattcattttataaaaagtGAAGAGGTGCttccaattgaaatttttactgaatattcttcatgattcTACAATGTTCCATAGGAAAAATActggaaaaatcacccattgAATTCTCCTCTAAGACATAAGGGGGGTAGAGATTCTAAAACACCGCAGCTGACAAGTCCTCTTCTCCCATCCAgcgtcttaattttttttaagaaaaatatataatactGAAGATTAAAATCGACCCAAAAACAGATAAAAACTTTATTCATCAATAGTTTTACTTCGACTAAACTCAGTCCTAGACTATTTCGCCCAGTGGCACTGATATTTTTTGTATTCCTGtgttaaaaaattattcttcgAACTTGATCTCTGGTACCCGTTTTATATGTCACAAATTGCTAGTCTCTGCCCCTAAAGGCGTATCAGCATTGCGATATCGTAAAAATTCTCCGaatgcattatttttttaacaaaacttTGTTGAATCTTTTATTTTGTGGGCTCTTGAGATTTCCTCATCAATgcaaggaaaattttatgaattccTAGTCTTATTGGATCAAGAGTTCACCTTCGAATGAATAGATTTGTTGCAAGTATGTTAAGACATTTCAATGCCAGTACAATCAAATGCACAGCTGTCGTTGGAAAATAAATAAGCGgataataaatgaataataataataacagcAGATCCTTAAAAATATCAGCTATTAGTCTCACCATTGAGTATAGTAAATGGAAATTGGGCACATGGAAAAATTGTGTCTGCAGGGACATTGAAATGAAACATCAAGGGTCATTTTGAAACAAAGCAATGGATTTCTGCCTTCCTAAAGCAATTCAGTCGTGAGCTTGAATCTCTTGTCAAACAGTAAAATGCGGgggtgtctgcaggtctggaaaaccaGGAATGATCGGGGAAATCTACCAGGTCATCaatatcagggaaaagtcaggggttATGAGAAATTTGAAGAGTTTTGAAACTTGGAAAAACATCAGCGCTGTCCACGCAATCAACTTAAGTCTGAAACTAGTTCAGAGTCCAATGCTCCAAGCTTCACGCTCGATAGTGAATagagaaataattttcatttaggGATCGCAGCTTCAGTCAGTCGATTGATTATCCTCTGAAAAAAAGGGTCACATGCTTTTGTTATCTGCcgtgaaaataattaaaagaatttcatttcatttcagcTCTATGTGTGCAAATTGTAGTtgtgaaaagtcagagaatgaTTATCTCTcatctgtagacaccctgaatgtGCAAACcgtcttaattttttcctctcttatttTTAGATTATTA belongs to Bemisia tabaci chromosome 6, PGI_BMITA_v3 and includes:
- the LOC140224807 gene encoding uncharacterized protein; its protein translation is MEARLQRDTEMKKLYTKFMEEYLNNGFMEPVNPPPENSQHFFLPHHGVLKTDSSTTKLRVVFNAGMKTSNGVSLNDILLPGPALQSDITDILIKFRSYAVVFSGDIKQMYLQIPLHPSDHKYQLIFWRAEPWLPLQVYALTTVTFGINSSPFLAIRTIKQLIKDHGHKYPRAAKALSDALFMDDLVHGDQSPEEARSLLMEIIALLSEGGFYMRKWTSNVPSILADRPSADLEMPKGNPENPYFKLLGIIWSSIKDTFSYKIPDFPPAKTKRDIASQIASVFDPCGWLLPVFVKGKVFLQELWLLKVDWDDSLPQDVLDRWHQFTQTLPKLSDISIPRFLDRHKQPTQIHIFTDASEMATSCALYLRFAPSSTEDKGQVHLIIAKSKVAPLKKVSLPRLELVAANMGMELLRRHATTLEHYEVNKIFAWTDSSIVLSWIQTPTYRLKTFVANRVTSIHETPSQVIWRHVKSSDNPADCATRGLSPEELSTFRLWWSGPSWLADPEETWPVSNLILPSLKALPDVKSPRQILKVQVGKEEVSVPAPSPQTSIRLPSLSSWTKVVHSLAYVWRFGARHFVSKNLEPIKKGFLSLSEIEHAEFLLLKLIQRDTLSSEIRKVRTGERLSAKSKAIKKLNPYLDHRGLLRAGGRLEHASLPESSRNMSGSNSDNNNNSTTVQDPIPAPTQSQNPTATPDSTSPSSAKSSQNSTPSTRPKTMAEFYGKPNPRYVYVPPGHDPPKSWDDVTFYY